A stretch of the Candidatus Woesearchaeota archaeon genome encodes the following:
- a CDS encoding ATPase, T2SS/T4P/T4SS family, which produces MVNKYAITINAFLEGILVKLIEEDLNIDELYLPRFFVSYFEELKRNSVLRGNIGLNELSLIKELSIKKKFKVVFFGESSVRSENIEVKCREGYMSLESDLVVLVASDEEKKVYDLFDIKTQVLSVNTKMKNPLKVFFDKETMSVHIKERDFVYLKKGSPMKIDFVKSKTKLDNAKIVKLIDEVLEFARLNESSYIEKDSGNVVLAQIEDIRVVIVRPPLSEGYEITAVRPIEKLILDDYKLDEKIISKLDIAEGVLISGSPGSGKSTFCQALAEHLADLEKIVKTIESPRDLQLSERITQFSLSHSQKGDLANILLLSRPDYSIYDEVRNPEDIELYSDLRLAGVGMVGVIHATKPIDSIHRLIGKIEMGMIPQIVDTVIFMKKGAIEKILVLESTVKVPSGMQEADLARPVIEIKDYMTNVLEYEIYTYGEQTVVFELSKITKKTKDSSAQKIAKEHIEKELKKLDLPEFEFEFESDNRIKLKIPEKFAPEIIGREGKNIDALEKKIGIKISIEKLSIAKKELKDVNFSIQQTKTNIVFNLKSQINYYEMFHGGDVIASGNVGRQGALRVKRKSYSGKLLENLLDNGEIITIKGI; this is translated from the coding sequence ATGGTTAACAAATATGCTATAACTATTAATGCTTTTTTAGAAGGTATTTTAGTAAAATTAATTGAAGAAGATTTGAATATTGACGAATTGTATCTGCCAAGATTCTTTGTTTCTTATTTTGAAGAGTTAAAAAGAAATTCCGTTTTGAGAGGTAATATTGGGTTAAATGAGTTAAGTTTAATTAAAGAACTCTCAATAAAGAAGAAATTTAAGGTTGTATTTTTTGGTGAGAGTAGTGTTAGGTCTGAAAATATCGAAGTTAAGTGTAGGGAGGGTTATATGAGTTTAGAATCTGATCTTGTTGTTCTTGTTGCAAGTGATGAGGAAAAAAAGGTATATGATTTATTTGATATAAAAACTCAAGTTTTAAGTGTGAATACTAAAATGAAGAATCCTTTGAAAGTTTTTTTTGATAAAGAGACGATGTCAGTTCATATTAAAGAGAGAGATTTTGTTTATTTGAAGAAAGGATCACCTATGAAGATAGATTTCGTAAAATCAAAGACTAAACTAGATAATGCAAAAATTGTAAAATTAATTGATGAGGTTTTAGAGTTTGCGAGATTAAATGAGAGTTCTTATATTGAAAAAGATAGTGGTAATGTAGTCTTAGCTCAAATTGAAGATATAAGAGTAGTTATTGTACGCCCTCCTCTTTCTGAAGGTTATGAAATCACAGCAGTAAGACCTATTGAGAAATTAATCTTGGATGATTATAAACTTGATGAGAAGATAATCTCAAAACTAGATATAGCAGAAGGTGTTTTAATTTCCGGAAGTCCTGGTTCAGGAAAGTCAACATTTTGCCAAGCTCTAGCTGAACATCTAGCAGATTTAGAAAAGATTGTAAAAACTATTGAGTCTCCTAGAGATCTTCAATTGAGTGAGAGAATTACTCAGTTCTCATTATCGCATTCACAAAAAGGAGATTTGGCAAATATTTTACTTCTCTCAAGGCCAGATTATTCAATTTATGATGAGGTTAGGAATCCAGAGGATATTGAACTATATTCAGATTTAAGACTTGCAGGTGTTGGTATGGTAGGAGTAATTCATGCAACAAAGCCAATTGATAGTATACATAGATTAATAGGTAAAATTGAGATGGGAATGATTCCTCAAATTGTTGATACTGTGATTTTTATGAAGAAGGGTGCAATTGAAAAAATTCTAGTCTTGGAATCTACTGTTAAGGTGCCATCAGGAATGCAAGAGGCAGATCTTGCAAGGCCTGTAATTGAGATTAAAGATTATATGACAAATGTTTTAGAGTATGAGATTTACACTTATGGTGAACAAACAGTTGTATTTGAGCTTTCAAAGATTACAAAAAAGACAAAGGATAGTAGCGCTCAAAAGATTGCAAAGGAACATATAGAAAAAGAATTAAAAAAACTTGATCTACCTGAATTTGAATTTGAGTTCGAGAGTGATAATAGAATAAAACTTAAAATTCCTGAAAAGTTTGCCCCAGAAATAATAGGTAGAGAAGGGAAGAATATTGATGCGCTCGAGAAGAAGATAGGTATCAAGATTTCAATAGAAAAACTATCTATAGCGAAAAAAGAGCTTAAAGATGTAAATTTTTCTATTCAGCAGACAAAGACAAATATAGTATTTAATCTAAAGTCACAGATAAACTATTATGAAATGTTTCATGGAGGAGATGTAATTGCTTCAGGAAATGTTGGAAGACAGGGAGCTCTAAGAGTTAAGAGGAAGTCTTATAGCGGAAAGCTTTTAGAGAATCTTTTAGATAATGGAGAAATTATAACTATTAAGGGTATTTGA
- a CDS encoding type II toxin-antitoxin system PemK/MazF family toxin: protein MSIEIRRGEIVLVNLDPVIGSEQGKTRPVLVIQNDVGNEFSPTIIIASITSRVFEKEYLTNVFLSLKISELDKDSTVLLNQIRTIDKKRIIKKLGSLNVNYMKKVDRALIKSLAIDV from the coding sequence ATGAGTATTGAAATCAGAAGAGGAGAAATCGTTCTTGTAAATTTAGATCCTGTTATTGGAAGTGAACAAGGAAAAACTAGGCCAGTTTTAGTTATACAAAATGATGTAGGGAATGAATTTAGTCCAACAATAATTATTGCATCAATTACATCAAGAGTATTTGAAAAAGAATATTTAACAAATGTATTTCTAAGTTTAAAGATTTCAGAATTGGATAAAGATTCTACTGTGTTATTGAATCAGATTAGAACTATTGATAAAAAAAGAATAATTAAGAAATTGGGAAGTTTAAATGTTAATTATATGAAAAAAGTTGATAGAGCATTAATTAAGAGTTTAGCTATTGATGTTTAA